The following coding sequences are from one Loxodonta africana isolate mLoxAfr1 chromosome 18, mLoxAfr1.hap2, whole genome shotgun sequence window:
- the CD300LF gene encoding CMRF35-like molecule 1 isoform X2 gives MHLLLFIPLFRLPGYSTLSGPKAVSGPKGGSLTVRCSYGPGWETYYKWWCRGAVWNSCKILVKTTGSEKEEKKGGISIRDSQKNRTFDVTMEKLKEGDADVYWCGIERIGTDLGVQVEVSVGPVPATPEETTAFPTMTSQRSDVRSKIMQLKILIPLVCAVLLLLLVAVSLLAWSMVKRQKKGAVTSSEQPLESDLCYAHLTLHHAGTSLVSSRKKASTMSASSAQANQAEVEYVTMAPFPREEISYASLPLDTLNQEPTYTNMGHHTARIPTRSHEEPTEYSSIRSL, from the exons ATGCACCTGCTGCTGTTCATCCCCCTCTTCCGCCTCCCAG GCTACTCCACCTTATCGGGTCCAAAAGCAGTGAGTGGCCCAAAGGGGGGCTCATTGACTGTGCGGTGTAGTTATGGCCCAGGATGGGAGACCTACTACAAGTGGTGGTGTCGAGGAGCTGTTTGGAATAGCTGCAAAATCCTCGTTAAAACCACTGGGtcagagaaagaggagaagaaggGTGGCATATCCATCAGGGACAGTCAGAAAAATCGCACATTCGATGTGACCATGGAGAAGCTCAAGGAAGGCGATGCAGACGTTTACTGGTGTGGGATTGAGAGAATAGGAACTGACCTTGGAGTCCAGGTTGAAGTGTCAGTTGGCCCAG TGCCAGCCACCCCAgaagagaccacagccttccccACTATGACGAGCCAGCGCTCTGATGTCAG GTCTAAGATCATGCAGCTCAAAATTCTCATTCCCCTCGTCTGTGCCGTGTTGCTGCTTCTCTTGGTGGCGGTCTCACTCCTGGCTTGGAGCATGGTGAAGCGACAGAAGAAAG GTGCTGTGACATCCTCAGAGCAG CCCCTGGAGAGTGACCTTTGCTACGCACACCTGACTCTGCACCACGCTGGCACCTCCCTGGTTTCCTCCCGGAAAAAGGCCTCCACCATGTCTGCCTCCTCTGCCCAGGCCAACCAGGCAGAAGTAGAATACGTCACCATG GCCCCCTTTCCGAGGGAGGAGATTTCCTATGCTTCTCTGCCTTTGGACACCTTGAATCAGGAGCCAACCTACACCAACATGGGCCACCACACAGCCCGCATTCCCACAAGGAGCCATGAGGAGCCCACAGAATACAGCTCCATCAGGAGCCTTTAG
- the CD300LF gene encoding CMRF35-like molecule 1 isoform X1, translated as MHLLLFIPLFRLPGYSTLSGPKAVSGPKGGSLTVRCSYGPGWETYYKWWCRGAVWNSCKILVKTTGSEKEEKKGGISIRDSQKNRTFDVTMEKLKEGDADVYWCGIERIGTDLGVQVEVSVGPAPTTMWTTTTSTNTTFTVPATPEETTAFPTMTSQRSDVRSKIMQLKILIPLVCAVLLLLLVAVSLLAWSMVKRQKKGAVTSSEQPLESDLCYAHLTLHHAGTSLVSSRKKASTMSASSAQANQAEVEYVTMAPFPREEISYASLPLDTLNQEPTYTNMGHHTARIPTRSHEEPTEYSSIRSL; from the exons ATGCACCTGCTGCTGTTCATCCCCCTCTTCCGCCTCCCAG GCTACTCCACCTTATCGGGTCCAAAAGCAGTGAGTGGCCCAAAGGGGGGCTCATTGACTGTGCGGTGTAGTTATGGCCCAGGATGGGAGACCTACTACAAGTGGTGGTGTCGAGGAGCTGTTTGGAATAGCTGCAAAATCCTCGTTAAAACCACTGGGtcagagaaagaggagaagaaggGTGGCATATCCATCAGGGACAGTCAGAAAAATCGCACATTCGATGTGACCATGGAGAAGCTCAAGGAAGGCGATGCAGACGTTTACTGGTGTGGGATTGAGAGAATAGGAACTGACCTTGGAGTCCAGGTTGAAGTGTCAGTTGGCCCAG CACCAACTACAATGTggaccaccaccacctccaccaacaCCACGTTTACAGTGCCAGCCACCCCAgaagagaccacagccttccccACTATGACGAGCCAGCGCTCTGATGTCAG GTCTAAGATCATGCAGCTCAAAATTCTCATTCCCCTCGTCTGTGCCGTGTTGCTGCTTCTCTTGGTGGCGGTCTCACTCCTGGCTTGGAGCATGGTGAAGCGACAGAAGAAAG GTGCTGTGACATCCTCAGAGCAG CCCCTGGAGAGTGACCTTTGCTACGCACACCTGACTCTGCACCACGCTGGCACCTCCCTGGTTTCCTCCCGGAAAAAGGCCTCCACCATGTCTGCCTCCTCTGCCCAGGCCAACCAGGCAGAAGTAGAATACGTCACCATG GCCCCCTTTCCGAGGGAGGAGATTTCCTATGCTTCTCTGCCTTTGGACACCTTGAATCAGGAGCCAACCTACACCAACATGGGCCACCACACAGCCCGCATTCCCACAAGGAGCCATGAGGAGCCCACAGAATACAGCTCCATCAGGAGCCTTTAG